A single window of Candidatus Neomarinimicrobiota bacterium DNA harbors:
- the dapB gene encoding 4-hydroxy-tetrahydrodipicolinate reductase has translation MNIGLIGNGTMGKLTSEAANKRGHNVIKHFDSKDPLISADQIEQIECLIDFSLPDAVPTSIAIAADAKVNIVIGTTGWDNDILSSYKDKLESALFVAANFSIGVNLFRLIIKNATKLLDGAGEYDVTLRETHHVKKLDSPSGTALIIAQDIISQSTSKKSLFTGSPTETISNDALRITSERIGDVVGVHEVSFESDVDTILLRHEMKDRSTFAVGAVAIAEWLKGRSGLLEFNDYLTDVYGVRNGN, from the coding sequence ATGAATATCGGTCTCATAGGTAATGGCACAATGGGTAAACTTACTTCCGAAGCGGCGAACAAAAGAGGACATAATGTTATAAAACATTTCGATTCGAAAGATCCGCTTATTTCTGCCGATCAAATTGAGCAGATAGAATGTCTGATTGATTTCTCTCTCCCTGATGCCGTACCAACCTCCATTGCCATTGCTGCTGATGCTAAGGTAAATATTGTTATCGGAACTACGGGCTGGGACAATGACATCCTCAGCAGCTATAAAGACAAATTGGAGAGCGCTCTCTTCGTTGCTGCTAATTTTTCAATCGGTGTCAATCTTTTCAGGCTGATAATAAAGAACGCAACAAAATTGCTTGACGGCGCCGGAGAGTACGATGTTACCCTAAGAGAAACCCATCATGTAAAGAAACTTGACAGCCCGAGCGGTACGGCGCTAATAATCGCCCAAGATATAATATCACAATCCACTTCAAAGAAATCCCTTTTTACCGGTTCCCCGACAGAGACGATCTCTAATGATGCTTTGCGGATAACCTCAGAGCGGATTGGCGATGTGGTGGGTGTTCACGAAGTCTCGTTCGAATCTGATGTGGATACAATCTTACTCCGTCACGAAATGAAAGATAGAAGCACGTTCGCAGTTGGGGCGGTAGCTATCGCAGAGTGGCTAAAAGGAAGATCCGGATTATTAGAATTCAATGATTATTTAACAGATGTTTATGGAGTTCGTAACGGGAACTGA